In one Dermacentor albipictus isolate Rhodes 1998 colony chromosome 4, USDA_Dalb.pri_finalv2, whole genome shotgun sequence genomic region, the following are encoded:
- the Sem1 gene encoding 26S proteasome complex subunit SEM1, with protein sequence MADQNAKAKVDLGLLEEDDEFEEFPTEEWTAKAEDSQDVNVWEDNWDDDNIEDDFSQQLRAELEKQGFKVDGTGEPIKT encoded by the exons ATGGCTGACCAGAACGCGAAAGCAAAGGTCGATCTGGGACTTCTCGAAGAAGATGACGAGTTTGAGGAGTTTCCTACAGAAG AGTGGACGGCGAAAGCCGAAGATTCCCAAGACGTGAACGTCTGGGAAGACAACTGGGATGACGACAACATTGAAGATGACTTCAGTCAGCAACTCAG GGCGGAACTTGAGAAGCAGGGCTTCAAAGTTGACGGAACAGGAGAGCCCATCAAGACATGA